A DNA window from Halomicrobium mukohataei DSM 12286 contains the following coding sequences:
- a CDS encoding ABC transporter substrate-binding protein, whose amino-acid sequence MTDDSDRLSRRRFVEATGAATLIGLAGCSGDGGGDGGDGGDGGSENTDGSDGSDGGDSSGDPLEVLHGWTGGDGAAAAEALVEAFEEEYPDMEHEFNPIGGGGNQNLDAVVANRLQNNNPPSSFANWPGKNLQRYEGVLGEADSVWDEEGFEDVMVQEAVDLHQYNGAFRAVPLGSHRLNCLFYNTSVVEEAGVDPDSLTSVSALIDALETVATETDAVPMTHGMSGTWTTTQLWASTMLGKEGYDAYMNFIEGSPDEAAVQSAFESVAEILENYINDDASSIGLTESNQNIIEGNAAFIHQGNWAAGAFRNAEDFEYDEDWGFKTYPGSEGMYMLHFDSFLYPSNNPTPEKTDKFMAFVGSEAAQVAFNQYKGSIPTRTDVDMSAFGPYLQETQEDFANAEERPPNLQHGLGVDSETMSTLNDVISSEFSGPYNVEAATSGFIDAVSN is encoded by the coding sequence ATGACTGACGATAGTGACCGACTTTCGCGGCGGCGGTTCGTTGAAGCGACAGGAGCGGCAACACTGATCGGCCTCGCTGGCTGTAGCGGGGACGGCGGTGGTGACGGCGGCGACGGCGGCGACGGCGGCAGTGAGAACACCGACGGCAGTGACGGCAGTGACGGCGGCGACAGCAGCGGGGACCCACTCGAAGTGCTTCACGGCTGGACCGGCGGCGACGGTGCAGCAGCGGCCGAAGCACTCGTCGAGGCGTTCGAAGAGGAGTACCCCGACATGGAACACGAGTTCAACCCCATCGGTGGGGGCGGGAACCAGAACCTCGACGCAGTCGTCGCCAATCGGCTGCAGAACAACAACCCGCCGAGTTCCTTCGCCAACTGGCCCGGCAAGAACCTCCAGCGCTACGAGGGCGTGCTGGGCGAGGCCGACAGCGTGTGGGACGAAGAGGGCTTCGAGGACGTGATGGTCCAGGAGGCAGTCGATCTCCACCAGTACAACGGTGCGTTCCGAGCCGTCCCGCTGGGTTCCCACCGACTGAACTGCCTGTTCTACAACACCTCGGTCGTCGAGGAGGCGGGCGTCGATCCCGATTCGCTGACCAGCGTCTCGGCCCTGATCGACGCACTGGAGACGGTCGCGACCGAGACCGACGCGGTGCCGATGACCCACGGTATGAGCGGGACCTGGACGACGACGCAGCTGTGGGCGTCGACCATGCTCGGTAAGGAAGGATACGACGCCTACATGAACTTCATCGAGGGCAGTCCCGACGAGGCCGCCGTCCAGTCGGCCTTCGAGTCGGTCGCCGAGATCCTCGAGAACTACATCAACGACGACGCGTCCTCGATCGGTCTGACGGAGTCCAACCAGAACATCATCGAGGGCAACGCCGCCTTCATCCACCAGGGCAACTGGGCGGCCGGTGCCTTCCGTAACGCCGAGGACTTCGAGTACGACGAGGACTGGGGCTTCAAGACGTACCCCGGCTCCGAGGGGATGTACATGCTCCACTTCGACTCGTTCCTCTACCCGTCGAACAACCCGACCCCGGAGAAGACGGACAAGTTCATGGCCTTCGTCGGGAGCGAGGCCGCACAGGTCGCGTTCAACCAGTACAAGGGATCGATCCCGACCCGGACGGACGTGGACATGAGCGCGTTCGGTCCGTACCTTCAGGAGACCCAGGAGGACTTCGCCAACGCCGAGGAGCGGCCCCCGAACCTCCAGCACGGTCTGGGTGTCGACTCCGAGACGATGTCGACGCTGAACGACGTGATCTCCAGCGAGTTCTCGGGACCGTACAACGTCGAGGCGGCGACCAGCGGCTTCATCGACGCGGTCTCCAACTGA
- a CDS encoding DUF4013 domain-containing protein, giving the protein MRPSTTAATYPIAGDARERPLLAVWLSLALSFVVPAVPLLPVVGYVVRVLTASERGDSLPPFLADGRTLLRQSVGGSILCLFFLGLPLAALLVTVYGVVTLDASAGDLPTGRILAGSTATLFIGLLGLYLLPIALTVYGQTGSLRQAFSIESFRSIGGHGAYFFGWTLGFVALTVTLGIGGSLLTFSRVGPLVGTFVFAYGFLVAAYLWGRAIARARRR; this is encoded by the coding sequence ATGCGCCCTTCGACGACCGCCGCAACGTACCCCATCGCTGGCGACGCGCGTGAGCGGCCGCTGCTCGCCGTGTGGCTGTCGCTCGCTCTCTCGTTCGTCGTCCCAGCCGTCCCACTGCTCCCGGTCGTCGGCTACGTCGTCCGTGTCCTGACGGCCAGCGAACGGGGTGACTCTCTTCCCCCGTTTCTCGCGGACGGTCGAACCCTCCTCCGGCAGTCCGTCGGCGGGTCGATCCTCTGTCTGTTCTTCCTCGGGTTGCCCCTCGCCGCCCTGCTCGTGACGGTGTACGGCGTCGTCACGCTGGACGCCAGCGCGGGCGACCTTCCGACCGGTCGCATCCTCGCCGGTTCGACGGCGACGCTGTTTATCGGCCTGCTGGGGCTCTACTTGCTCCCGATCGCGCTGACGGTGTACGGACAGACGGGGTCGCTCCGGCAGGCGTTCTCGATCGAGTCGTTTCGGTCGATCGGCGGCCACGGCGCGTACTTCTTCGGCTGGACGCTCGGGTTCGTCGCGCTCACCGTCACGCTCGGCATCGGAGGCTCGCTCCTCACGTTCTCCCGCGTCGGGCCCCTCGTCGGGACGTTCGTCTTCGCCTACGGATTCCTCGTCGCCGCGTACCTGTGGGGGCGTGCGATCGCCCGTGCGCGCCGACGCTGA
- a CDS encoding putative RNA uridine N3 methyltransferase, with protein sequence MTTSVLVPSSLVREAEDRREATRKLGYVARAAVVFRVDRLTIFPDPAGAGKWEDGFVETVLRYAATPPYLRKEVWGKRDELEYVGVLPPLRVRSQTGSGSEGSGSLRQGIVTEVGADGRVRVNCGLQHPISLPVPSAMEVPGEGERVTVRVSSRRPVRAKLVDEPLTGYVVDTADVDTALERSDAGFAIAASRHGEELGVDRLGQLVERRDDAGHMTVAFGAPERGLPAIFGLDPDDAVPDGTGDDDAGFDLWLNTVPNQGSEVVRTEEAMFATLASLTLTE encoded by the coding sequence ATGACGACTAGCGTACTCGTGCCGTCTTCCCTCGTCCGGGAAGCCGAGGACAGACGCGAGGCGACTCGCAAGCTGGGATACGTGGCCCGCGCGGCCGTCGTGTTCCGGGTCGATCGGCTGACGATCTTCCCCGATCCAGCGGGAGCGGGGAAGTGGGAAGACGGGTTCGTCGAAACCGTCTTGCGGTACGCCGCGACGCCGCCGTACCTCCGAAAGGAGGTCTGGGGCAAGCGGGACGAACTGGAGTACGTCGGCGTCTTACCGCCGCTCCGCGTCCGTTCACAGACCGGCTCCGGATCTGAGGGTTCGGGGTCGTTAAGACAGGGAATCGTGACCGAGGTCGGAGCTGATGGGCGCGTTCGGGTCAATTGCGGACTGCAACACCCGATCTCTCTCCCGGTACCTTCCGCGATGGAAGTGCCCGGCGAGGGGGAGCGCGTCACCGTCAGGGTCTCTTCGCGACGGCCAGTCCGCGCAAAGCTCGTCGACGAGCCCCTCACCGGGTACGTCGTCGACACCGCGGACGTGGATACGGCACTCGAACGGTCCGACGCCGGGTTCGCCATCGCCGCATCGCGGCATGGTGAGGAACTCGGCGTCGACCGGCTCGGCCAACTGGTCGAGCGCCGGGACGACGCGGGCCACATGACAGTGGCCTTCGGCGCTCCGGAGCGCGGGTTGCCAGCGATATTCGGATTGGACCCGGACGACGCCGTCCCAGACGGCACAGGTGACGACGACGCCGGGTTCGACCTTTGGCTGAATACGGTTCCAAACCAGGGAAGCGAGGTCGTGCGAACCGAAGAAGCGATGTTCGCCACTCTCGCTTCGCTGACCCTCACGGAGTAG
- a CDS encoding 50S ribosomal protein L3 translates to MPQPSRPRKGSLGYGPRTRAANETPRFNSWPSDDGQAGLQGFAGYKAGMTHVTLVNDEPNSPREGMEETVPVTVVETPPVRAVAVRAYEDTPYGKRPLTEVWTDEFHSELDRALDLPEGHDADAAEEQVRDALDAGDIADVRVVTHTVPDELANVPKKKPDVMETRVGGGSLSDRFEHALELVDDGGEHAMNDVFRAGEYADIAAVTKGKGTQGPVKRWGVQKRKGKHARQGWRRRIGNLGPWNPSRVRSTVPQQGQTGYHQRTELNKRLIDIGDGDDASVDGGFVNYGEVDGPYTLVKGSVPGPDQRLVRFRPAVRPNDQPRLDPEVRFVSTQSNQG, encoded by the coding sequence ATGCCACAACCAAGCAGACCACGCAAAGGCTCGCTGGGCTACGGCCCGCGTACGCGAGCGGCGAACGAAACGCCGCGCTTCAACAGCTGGCCGTCCGACGACGGCCAGGCTGGTCTCCAGGGGTTCGCCGGCTACAAGGCGGGAATGACACACGTCACTCTCGTCAACGACGAACCCAACTCCCCACGCGAGGGGATGGAAGAGACCGTCCCGGTGACGGTCGTGGAGACGCCGCCAGTGCGCGCCGTGGCAGTCCGAGCCTACGAAGACACGCCGTACGGCAAGCGTCCGCTCACGGAGGTCTGGACCGACGAGTTCCACTCGGAACTCGATCGCGCTCTGGACCTTCCCGAGGGCCACGACGCCGATGCCGCAGAGGAACAGGTACGCGACGCACTCGACGCCGGTGACATCGCGGACGTGCGCGTCGTCACGCACACGGTCCCCGACGAACTGGCCAACGTGCCAAAGAAAAAGCCCGACGTGATGGAGACGCGAGTCGGCGGTGGCTCGCTGAGCGACCGATTCGAGCACGCGCTCGAACTGGTCGACGACGGCGGCGAACACGCCATGAACGACGTGTTCCGCGCCGGTGAGTACGCCGACATCGCGGCCGTCACCAAGGGGAAAGGCACCCAGGGCCCCGTCAAGCGATGGGGCGTCCAGAAGCGGAAGGGCAAGCACGCCCGCCAGGGCTGGCGACGACGGATCGGCAACCTCGGTCCGTGGAACCCCTCCCGGGTCCGCTCGACGGTGCCCCAGCAGGGCCAGACCGGCTACCACCAGCGAACCGAGCTCAACAAGCGCCTCATCGATATCGGCGACGGCGACGACGCCAGCGTCGACGGCGGCTTCGTCAACTACGGCGAAGTCGACGGGCCGTACACGCTCGTCAAGGGCTCGGTTCCCGGTCCGGACCAGCGCCTCGTGCGCTTCCGACCGGCAGTGCGTCCGAACGACCAGCCGCGCCTCGACCCAGAGGTGCGCTTCGTCTCGACGCAGTCGAATCAGGGATAA